The genomic DNA GGAGTACTCGAGGTTCGTCGTCGACCTGAATCGCCCCTCCGATGACAAACCGATGTACGTCGGCGCCACCACTGGGTTGTACCCGGCGACGCTGTTCGATGGCGTGCCGTTGTTTCGCGAAGGGCTGGAACCGTCGGCCGAGGAACGGGCGACGTATCTGCAACAGGTCTGGATGCCGTACCACCAAGCACTGCAGCAGGAACTGGCACGGCTCAAGGCCGAGTTCGGCTATGCCTTGCTGTTCGATGCCCACTCGATTCGCTCGATGATCCCGCACCTGTTCGACGGCAAACTGCCGGACTTCAACCTCGGAACGTTCAACGGTGCCAGTTGCGATCCGACCTTGGCCAGTAAACTCGAAGCCATCTGCGCCCGCCATGGTCAGTTCACCCACGTGCTCAACGGGCGTTTCAAGGGTGGCCACATCACGCGGCACTATGGCAACCCGGCCGAAGACATCCATGCGGTGCAACTGGAACTGTGCCAGAGCACCTACATGGAAGAGTTCGAACCGTTCAACTACCGCCCGGATCTGGCGGCGCCGACCCAGGTGGTGCTCAGGGAATTGCTGGAAGGTTTGTTGGCGTGGGGGCAGCAGGCTTACAAGAAATAAAGGCCTACCAATACTCCTGGAGCGAGGGGACTTACCTGTGGGAGCAAAGCTTGCTCGCGATACAGGCGCCTCGGTTTCAGGGGAACCGCGGTGTCTTCATCGCGGGCAAGCCTTGCTCCCACAGATCCTCTCGCTACAGGTTTGTGTTGTTCTTGAGCCTCGGGCGGAAACTGTCGCCACCGTGCAAAACCGCGTCGCCACAGTTCACCTTCGCCCCCTCAACGCTGCGTAATGTTCCGGTCACGGTGCGCCAAGACACCGACCTACAATAATCCGCTGCCGCACGAGACCTCCCCCGATGAAAAGACTGTTCAAAGGCTGTCTGTCGATCCTCTGCGGTACCGCTATCTTGAGCACCGGCGCGATGGCCGCCGAGCCTGCGTCCTGCCAGACCGTGCGCATGGGCGTGGTCAACTGGACCGATGTGATCGCCACCAGCGGCATGGCCGATGTGCTGCTCACCGGACTGGGCTACGACAGCAAGCAGACCAGCGCCGTGCAACAGATCATCTTCGCCGGCATCCGCGACAAGCGGCTCGACATCTTCCTGGGGTATTGGAAGCCGGCGATGGACAAGAACATCGCGCCGTTCCTGGCGGCCAACCAGGTGAAGGTGCTGGACAAACCAAGCCTGGCCGACGCCCAGGCTACATTGGCCGTACCGGATTACGTGGCGGCGGCGGGGCTCAAGACCTTTGCCGACATCGCCCGGTTCAAGGATCAGCTCGGCGGCAAGATCTACGGCATCGAGCCGGGCAGCGGCGCCAACACCACCATCAAGACCCTGATTGAAACCAACCACTTCGGCCTCAAGGACTTCAAACTGATCGAGTCCGGTGAAGCGGGGATGCTGGCGGCGGTGCAGCGGGCGGTGAACCGCAAGGAGTTCGTGGTCTTCGTCGGCTGGACCCCGCACCCGATGAACATCAATATGAATATCACGTACCTGACTGGCAGCGAGGACGTCTACGGCCCGAACGAAGGCGCCGCGACCGTGTCCACCGTAACAGCCCCGGACTATGCACAGCGGTGCCCGAATGTGAACCGGCTGTTGGAAAACCTCACCTTCACCGCTGCCCAGGAGAGTCAGTTGATGGTGCCGATCATGGCGCGCAAGACACCCCAGGATGTCGCCCGGCAATGGCTGCGCGAGCATCCCGAGGATTTGCAGCGCTGGCTGGCTGGCGTCACGAGCTTTGATGGCAAGGATGGCGTAGCGGCGGTGCAGGCCAGTCTCAAAAAATGACCTACCTAGCTGCGGCGGGGTGATTTATCTGTGGTGGAATGATTTATCTGTGGGAGCAAGGCTTGCCCGCGATAGCGATGTGTCAGCCGAAATAACGATTGGATGTACCACTGCCATCGCGGGCAAGCCTTGCTCCCACATTTTAATAGGTGGTGTTCATCATGGCCTCATATCCACTCTCTAAACAGATATCAGCCTTCATCGACCAGACCCTGAGCTTCACCAGCCCGGACGACAGCCTCGCCGGTTCGCGCCAGGCCTACAGCCGAATGTGCCGGGCGTTCAGTCCCCCATGTCCGCCGACGCTGGCCATCGAGGATTTCGAGCTGGCCGGCGTGGCGGTGCGGGCCTATTACCCGCAGCGCGCGGCACCGATTGCCGGCTGGCCATGCCTTCTTTACCTGCACGGTGGCGGTTGGGTGGTGGGGGACCTGGACTCCCATGACTTCATCTGCATGGCGCTGGCGGCTGAGCTGGGCGCGTTGGTGGTGGCGGTGGATTACCGGCTGGCCCCGGAACATCCATTTCCGGCCGGTTTCGAAGATTGCCTCGCAGTGTGGCGTCACCTGACGGACGCCCCGTTTGCCATCGACCCGCGTCGTCGGCTGGTGGTTGGTGACAGTGCCGGCGGCAATCTCGCCGCCGCGTTATGCCTGGCCTTGCGCGACGCTGGACAACCATTACCCCGGGCCCAGGTCTTGATTTATCCGGCGCTCGGCGGCCCCGCGGATCTGCCCTCGCGCCACGAGTGCTTCGATGCCCCACTCCTGAGCAGCCGCGACCTGGCACGTTATGAGGCGCTGTACCTGGGTGGCGCTCGGCCCTCGCCCTATGCCATGCCGCTACTTGCCGCCGACTTGAGCGGCTTGCCGCCAGCCCTGGTCGCCGTCGCGCAATGGGACCCGCTGCGCGACGATGGCGTCCGTTACAGCGAGCGGCTGAACGCCGCAGGAGGCGACGCCGTGCTGTATCTCGGCAAAGGGTTGGTCCACGGTTGCCTGCGTGGCCGGGGCCAGGTGCCAGAGGTCGATCGGATGTATCGCACGCTGTTGGCGTACCTGGCTGACATGCTTTGACTGCGCAGGGGGCATGCTCATTAAGGTCATTCGGGTTTATGATGCCGAACGGCAGACTAAATAGAAGTCCCTACAGGGATGACTCGACCCCTTACGGAGCGCGCAATGCAGACTTTGTACCCGCAGATCAAACCCCATGCCCGGCACGATCTGGCTGTCGATGACACCCACACGCTCTATGTCGATGAAAGCGGTTCCCCGGAAGGCCTGCCAGTGGTGTTCATTCACGGCGGCCCGGGTGCCGGCTGCGATGCGCAGAGCCGTCGTTACTTCGATCCGAACCTGTACCGCATCGTCACCTTCGACCAGCGCGGGTGCGGTCGGTCCACCCCCCACGCCAGCCTGGAAAACAACACCACCTGGGATCTGGTCGAAGACCTGGAGCGCATCCGCAAGCACCTGGGCATCGAGAAATGGGTGCTGTTCGGCGGTTCCTGGGGTTCGACCCTGGCCCTGGCGTATGCCCAGACCCATCCGGAGCGGGTGCATGGCCTGATCCTGCGTGGGATCTTTCTCTGCCGTCCGCAGGAAATCGAGTGGTTCTATCAGGCTGGCGCCAGTCGCCTGTTTCCCGACTACTGGCAGGACTACATCGCACCGATCCCGTTGGACGAGCGCGATGACCTGCTCAGCGCTTTCCACAAACGCCTGACCGGCAACGACCAGATCGCCCAGATGCACGCGGCCAAGGCCTGGTCCACCTGGGAAGGTCGCACCGCGACCCTGCGTCCGAACCCGCTGGTGGTCGATCGCTTCTCCGAGCCGCAACGGGCGCTGTCCATCGCCCGGATCGAATGCCACTACTTCACCAACAACGCCTTCCTCGAACCCAACCAGTTGATTCGCGACATGGGCAAGATCGCCCATTTGCCGGGCGTCATCGTGCACGGCCGCTACGACGTCATCTGCCCATTGGACAATGCCTGGGAGCTACATCAGAACTGGCCCAACAGCGAGCTGCAGGTGATCCGCGACGCCGGTCACGCCGCTTCGGAGCCGGGGATTACCGATGCACTGGTGCGCGCCGCCGCGCAAATGGCCCGGCGCCTGCTTGATCTGCCGCCCGAAGAAGCATGAAGGGGCTGTTGCAACGGGTGCGTGGCGCCCGGGTCGAAGTGGCGGGCGAGATCGTCGGGGCCGTGGACCAGGGCTTGCTGGTGTTGGTGGCCGTTGAGCCCGGGGATACCCGGGCCAGCGCCGACAAACTCCTGCACAAACTGCTTAACTATCGAGTGTTCAGCGACGCCGAGGGCAAGATGAACCTGTCCTTGGTGGATGTCGGTGGTGGGTTGCTGCTGGTGTCGCAGTTCACCTTGGCGGCCGACACCAAAAGCGGCTTGCGCCCGAGTTTTTCCACGGCCGCGCCACCGGCCTTGGGCGAAGAGTTGTTCAACTATTTGCTGACCCAGGCGAAACAGGTGCATGGCACTGTGGCATCAGGTAGATTCGGCGCCGACATGCAGGTTCATCTGGTCAATGATGGCCCGGTAACCTTCCTGTTACAGTCCTGAAAGCGTTTGAAACATCTTTTCGGTTCTGTTTCGAGGTCAAACAGGGAGTTTTCTCGATAAATACTTTGCTACCCCTGATGCGTTGTCACGCGGCCTACTAGATAATCGCGCGCTACGGGGGATCAGCGTTCGCTGATCCATTTGACTTAGGTAGAGAGTTGTCCTGGACCGTTTGGGGAATCATTTTGCCCCGTCGGAGTCGGAACAATGCTCGCCAACTTGGCAAGAGTGGTCCGCAGGAACGGTTTTTCAGCACCGTTACCGTGCAGATACTTTATCTGGCCGTTGGTTTTTTGATCAGTTTTCGGCGAGGGTTGCTCGTGATTGTTAGTCCCTGTAATGCACCAAAAATGACTGCCAAACGGTTGAGAAGCGCCCTGGTAACGGGCTCGGCCCTGTTGTGCCTGTTCGGCGCGGGCCAACTGTGGGCATTCAGCCTGGATGATGTATCGGCGAAGGCACAAGAATTGGCCGGGCAGAAGTTCGAAGCCCCGCGCAGCAATTTGCCGAACGAATTCCGCGAAATGAAATTCGCCGATTATCAGAAAATCCGTTTCCGCACCGAAAAAGCTGAATGGGCCGACCAGAAGACCCCGTTCCGGCTGTCCTTCTATCACCAGGGCATGCATTTCGACACGCCGGTGAAGATCAACGAAATCACCGCGACCACCGTCGACGAGATCAAGTACGACCCGACACGTTTCGATTTCGGTGATGTGAAGTTCGATCCCAAGGCTACCGAACAGTTGGGCTACGCCGGTTTCCGCGTGTTGTACCCGATCAACAAGGCCGACAAGCAAGACGAAATCATGACCATGCTGGGCGCGAGTTATTTCCGCGTTATCGGCAAGGGCCAGGTCTACGGCTTGTCCGCGCGTGGCATGGCCATCGACACCGCGCTGCCATCCGGTGAGGAATTCCCGCGCTTTCGCGAGTTCTGGATCCAGCGTCCGAAACCGACCGACAAGCACTTGGTGATCTTCGCCCTGCTGGATTCGCCACGGGCCACTGGCGCCTATCGCCTGACCGTGCGTCCGGGCACCGACACCGTCGTCGACGTGAAATCACGCGTATTCCTGCGTGATCGCGTCAACAAACTGGGCATCGCTCCGTTGACCAGCATGTTCCTGTTCGGCGCCAACCAGCCGTCCAAGGTGCTGAACTACCGTCGTGAACTCCACGATTCCAGCGGCCTGTCCATCCATGCCGGCAACGGCGAGTGGATCTGGCGTCCGCTGAACAACCCGAAACACCTGGCCGTGAGCAACTTCTCGGTAGAAAACCCGCGTGGTTTCGGCCTGCTGCAACGGGGTCGTGACTTCAGCCACTACGAAGACCTGGATGACCGTTACGAAAAACGTCCAAGCGCCTGGATCGAACCGAAAGGCGATTGGGGTAAAGGTACTGTCGATCTGGTTGAAATCCCGACCGCCGACGAAACCAACGACAACATCGTTGCGTTCTGGAGCCCGGAAAAGCTGCCTGAGCCAGGCCAGCCGCTGGACTTCGCCTACCGTCTGCACTGGACCCTCGACGAAGCCAACCTACACTCGCCGGACAGCGCCTGGGTCAAACAGACCCTGCGTTCCACCGGTGACGTGAAGCAGTCCAACCTGATCCGTCAACCGGACGGCAGTGTGGCCTACCTGGTGGATTTCGAGGGGCCGTCCCTGCAAGCGCTGCCTGAAGACGCCGAGGTGCGTAGCCAGGTGAGCGTGGGCGACAACGGCGAGATCGTCGAGAACAGCGTGCGCTACAACCCTGATACCAAAGGCTGGCGCCTGACGCTGCGCCTGAAGATCAAGGACCCGAGCAAAGCGACCGAGATGCGTGCCGCATTGGTCAGGCCGCTGGTTCCTGTCGAGTTGCCAGCCAGCGGGCATTCCGTGACCACACTGGCCAAGGCCGACAAGGTCGCCAAGCAGCAGAGCGAAAAAGAGAAAGCCAACGAGCAAGCCGGCGAGCAGAAAGAAGCCAAGGCCGTCAAGGCGTCCGCCGCCGCCGCCGAGCCGACCCCAACCCCACAGGAACCGGAACAGACTGAACAAGTCCTGACCGAGACCTGGAGCTACCAGTTGCCTGCCGATGAGTAATACGTCCGTACAACCAGAATCTCTCAGTGAGTATCTGGCCCATTTGCCGATGACCGACGAGCAGCGCGCCGAGCTGGCGGGCTGCTCGTCATTCAGCGAGTTGCACAAGCGCCTGGCTTCTTCGACATTC from Pseudomonas beijingensis includes the following:
- the hutG gene encoding N-formylglutamate deformylase encodes the protein MEKVLNFKQGRVPLLVSMPHAGLRLTPAVQAGLIPEAQSLPDTDWHIPKLYEFANELGASTLAAEYSRFVVDLNRPSDDKPMYVGATTGLYPATLFDGVPLFREGLEPSAEERATYLQQVWMPYHQALQQELARLKAEFGYALLFDAHSIRSMIPHLFDGKLPDFNLGTFNGASCDPTLASKLEAICARHGQFTHVLNGRFKGGHITRHYGNPAEDIHAVQLELCQSTYMEEFEPFNYRPDLAAPTQVVLRELLEGLLAWGQQAYKK
- a CDS encoding choline ABC transporter substrate-binding protein; the encoded protein is MKRLFKGCLSILCGTAILSTGAMAAEPASCQTVRMGVVNWTDVIATSGMADVLLTGLGYDSKQTSAVQQIIFAGIRDKRLDIFLGYWKPAMDKNIAPFLAANQVKVLDKPSLADAQATLAVPDYVAAAGLKTFADIARFKDQLGGKIYGIEPGSGANTTIKTLIETNHFGLKDFKLIESGEAGMLAAVQRAVNRKEFVVFVGWTPHPMNINMNITYLTGSEDVYGPNEGAATVSTVTAPDYAQRCPNVNRLLENLTFTAAQESQLMVPIMARKTPQDVARQWLREHPEDLQRWLAGVTSFDGKDGVAAVQASLKK
- a CDS encoding alpha/beta hydrolase, with the protein product MASYPLSKQISAFIDQTLSFTSPDDSLAGSRQAYSRMCRAFSPPCPPTLAIEDFELAGVAVRAYYPQRAAPIAGWPCLLYLHGGGWVVGDLDSHDFICMALAAELGALVVAVDYRLAPEHPFPAGFEDCLAVWRHLTDAPFAIDPRRRLVVGDSAGGNLAAALCLALRDAGQPLPRAQVLIYPALGGPADLPSRHECFDAPLLSSRDLARYEALYLGGARPSPYAMPLLAADLSGLPPALVAVAQWDPLRDDGVRYSERLNAAGGDAVLYLGKGLVHGCLRGRGQVPEVDRMYRTLLAYLADML
- the pip gene encoding prolyl aminopeptidase, translated to MQTLYPQIKPHARHDLAVDDTHTLYVDESGSPEGLPVVFIHGGPGAGCDAQSRRYFDPNLYRIVTFDQRGCGRSTPHASLENNTTWDLVEDLERIRKHLGIEKWVLFGGSWGSTLALAYAQTHPERVHGLILRGIFLCRPQEIEWFYQAGASRLFPDYWQDYIAPIPLDERDDLLSAFHKRLTGNDQIAQMHAAKAWSTWEGRTATLRPNPLVVDRFSEPQRALSIARIECHYFTNNAFLEPNQLIRDMGKIAHLPGVIVHGRYDVICPLDNAWELHQNWPNSELQVIRDAGHAASEPGITDALVRAAAQMARRLLDLPPEEA
- the dtd gene encoding D-aminoacyl-tRNA deacylase, translating into MKGLLQRVRGARVEVAGEIVGAVDQGLLVLVAVEPGDTRASADKLLHKLLNYRVFSDAEGKMNLSLVDVGGGLLLVSQFTLAADTKSGLRPSFSTAAPPALGEELFNYLLTQAKQVHGTVASGRFGADMQVHLVNDGPVTFLLQS
- a CDS encoding glucan biosynthesis protein G → MIVSPCNAPKMTAKRLRSALVTGSALLCLFGAGQLWAFSLDDVSAKAQELAGQKFEAPRSNLPNEFREMKFADYQKIRFRTEKAEWADQKTPFRLSFYHQGMHFDTPVKINEITATTVDEIKYDPTRFDFGDVKFDPKATEQLGYAGFRVLYPINKADKQDEIMTMLGASYFRVIGKGQVYGLSARGMAIDTALPSGEEFPRFREFWIQRPKPTDKHLVIFALLDSPRATGAYRLTVRPGTDTVVDVKSRVFLRDRVNKLGIAPLTSMFLFGANQPSKVLNYRRELHDSSGLSIHAGNGEWIWRPLNNPKHLAVSNFSVENPRGFGLLQRGRDFSHYEDLDDRYEKRPSAWIEPKGDWGKGTVDLVEIPTADETNDNIVAFWSPEKLPEPGQPLDFAYRLHWTLDEANLHSPDSAWVKQTLRSTGDVKQSNLIRQPDGSVAYLVDFEGPSLQALPEDAEVRSQVSVGDNGEIVENSVRYNPDTKGWRLTLRLKIKDPSKATEMRAALVRPLVPVELPASGHSVTTLAKADKVAKQQSEKEKANEQAGEQKEAKAVKASAAAAEPTPTPQEPEQTEQVLTETWSYQLPADE